A genomic region of bacterium contains the following coding sequences:
- the ispH gene encoding 4-hydroxy-3-methylbut-2-enyl diphosphate reductase encodes MKQAQHAGFCYGVQRAVDLSIKIKKDNLDVPVYILGQLIHNDQVIEELNSLGIQTIEEIPEKIDGICIIRTHGVTPQMIQAIESKGCKIVDATCPDVKRVQDKAKDLAKDGYRVIIIGKADHPEVVAIKAHSDLCSNEPAIIISSKQEAENFLPEIKKTGKIGVVIQTTQLIENFKEILPVIVEYSKELKVYNTICLATFKRQQSAKILAKEVELMVVVGSKSSANTTHLAEIIKPINKTILIETSAELENYKSAIDKAQKIGVTAGASTPEYVINEVIKRIGESNQCQK; translated from the coding sequence AAAGATAATCTCGATGTTCCGGTATATATTCTAGGACAGTTAATCCATAATGATCAGGTAATTGAAGAGCTTAACAGTCTCGGTATTCAAACCATAGAAGAAATACCCGAGAAAATTGACGGAATTTGTATTATAAGAACTCATGGCGTTACACCCCAGATGATTCAGGCTATTGAGTCGAAAGGTTGCAAAATTGTTGATGCGACATGCCCTGACGTAAAAAGGGTTCAGGATAAGGCAAAAGATCTCGCAAAAGACGGTTACAGAGTTATTATAATAGGCAAGGCTGATCACCCTGAAGTTGTGGCGATTAAAGCTCACTCTGATTTATGCTCTAATGAACCGGCCATAATTATTTCTTCAAAACAAGAAGCAGAAAATTTTTTACCGGAAATCAAAAAAACCGGAAAAATAGGCGTTGTTATCCAGACAACACAGCTTATAGAAAATTTTAAAGAGATTCTGCCAGTTATCGTAGAATATTCTAAAGAATTAAAAGTTTATAACACAATATGTTTAGCAACTTTTAAGCGGCAGCAATCTGCAAAAATCCTTGCAAAAGAGGTTGAACTTATGGTGGTAGTCGGCAGCAAATCCAGCGCCAATACCACTCACCTTGCAGAAATTATTAAACCTATTAATAAAACCATCCTTATAGAAACAAGCGCGGAGCTTGAAAATTATAAAAGTGCTATTGATAAAGCACAAAAAATTGGGGTTACGGCAGGAGCTTCCACCCCGGAATATGTAATAAATGAAGTAATTAAGAGAATAGGAGAATCAAATCAGTGTCAAAAGTAG
- a CDS encoding S1 RNA-binding domain-containing protein — MSKVVEEVNQEALVSEFERLLNQSFDYNFKVADVVKGTVIKVDKSAIFVDIGSKTEAFLPLKELSNVPFANIEEIVSVGDKKEFYIVKEENEEGQITVSLRRVHYAKNWEKLNELRQNEETISAKVISLVKGGVIVEVQELRGFIPASQLRTGTPHESLVNQELQVKILESDAKKNKLILSERLALAEERKKIAGNIIANLDVDQIVEGEVVRIADFGAFIDIMGIDGLLPISEISWQRIKHPSDILSFGQKIQVKILNIDNDLNRISLSLKRMEENPWVSVEGEFQEGQVIKGTVNKITTFGAFVNIYPGVEALLPVAEMSDSHINPFEVLSVGDELDVLIKRFSPQERRIGLSLKDVKRAQQN, encoded by the coding sequence GTGTCAAAAGTAGTTGAAGAAGTAAACCAAGAAGCATTAGTCAGTGAATTCGAAAGATTATTAAACCAATCCTTTGATTATAATTTCAAAGTAGCTGATGTTGTTAAAGGCACAGTTATAAAAGTTGATAAATCAGCAATTTTTGTTGATATAGGAAGCAAAACAGAAGCTTTTCTTCCTCTAAAAGAACTTTCAAACGTTCCTTTTGCAAATATTGAAGAGATTGTTTCGGTTGGTGATAAAAAAGAATTTTATATCGTAAAAGAAGAAAATGAAGAAGGTCAGATAACAGTTTCTTTAAGAAGAGTTCATTATGCTAAAAATTGGGAAAAACTTAATGAGCTTCGTCAAAATGAAGAAACTATCAGTGCAAAAGTTATTTCACTTGTTAAAGGCGGTGTAATTGTTGAAGTTCAGGAATTAAGAGGCTTTATTCCTGCCAGCCAGCTAAGAACGGGTACTCCTCATGAAAGTCTTGTTAATCAGGAATTACAGGTTAAAATTCTTGAATCTGATGCTAAGAAAAATAAACTTATCCTCAGCGAAAGACTTGCTCTTGCTGAAGAAAGAAAGAAAATAGCAGGAAACATCATTGCAAATCTTGATGTTGATCAGATTGTAGAAGGTGAAGTAGTAAGAATAGCTGATTTCGGTGCGTTCATTGATATTATGGGCATAGACGGGCTTCTTCCTATTTCAGAAATTTCCTGGCAGAGAATTAAACATCCTTCAGATATTCTTTCTTTCGGTCAAAAAATTCAGGTTAAAATTCTTAACATTGATAACGATTTAAACAGAATAAGTTTAAGTCTTAAGAGAATGGAAGAAAATCCATGGGTTTCTGTTGAAGGAGAATTTCAGGAAGGTCAGGTTATCAAAGGTACCGTCAACAAAATAACAACTTTCGGCGCTTTTGTTAATATTTATCCCGGAGTTGAAGCGCTTCTTCCTGTTGCTGAAATGTCTGATTCCCATATCAATCCTTTCGAAGTACTTTCTGTAGGTGATGAACTTGATGTATTAATCAAAAGATTCTCTCCTCAGGAAAGAAGAATTGGTTTAAGTTTAAAAGACGTCAAAAGAGCTCAACAAAATTAA